Below is a genomic region from Hevea brasiliensis isolate MT/VB/25A 57/8 chromosome 3, ASM3005281v1, whole genome shotgun sequence.
ATGCCAACATATATGATATCCTGATGGACCGTAGCCTTACTTTCAGTTGAATCCTGCCGCACCCCCtttctcattatttttttttcttttattttgttgaaATTATGTATTATATTAATTTTGTTGATTTCATTGACATGTTGATTTGCAAAAAAATTTTGTTAATGGATTTGTGATAAACTTATTTATGGATTTGCGATTTTTTGTTTTCAAATTACCCAGAAAGtgtagaaagagagagaaaacagATGGGGAGAGAGAAAGCGAAGCAATAGTAATAatgtatattattaaaattagttgtttaatatattttaaaaataattattaaaaatatatttaactaaattttaatatataatatttttttaaatttatacagttataaaataaatcaataaatattaaagtaatagaataattgattttaatatattttacatatttatttaataaataaatcaacTTTGAGATATAAACACACAAAGTCAAAAAGTAGTTTAAATAATAAGAGTTTTCTTTGTGCAATGAGAGGCTAAAGGTTCAATTTCCCTCttcaatgtatatatatatatatattaaaaaatttggtCGTGTTGACCGATTCACCAATTATTTGACCTGTTTACTCAAATCAAACTTAATTTTCAGTCAAAAAGAATTCTTTGTCAGAATTAAACTAATCATTAATTTGATTTCTTATTATACTGATCAGATGATATAAAATTGTAACTTTTATTTTTGGTAttatcaaaaatttttcatctataaTTATGGGTAATTTAAGAGAGAGATAGAGTgagtgagagataaagaagaaaagGTATGGAAGACGGACGAAAAAAGAAGAGAGGCAGTGAGCGAGGAAACAAACTTAGATTGAGATGGCACTTgacttaatttataaatatttaatgtttaaaagttaatttataaatatttaattttaaataattatatatttaattaaaatatttataagtgaataataaataattaatatgtttaataaaaaaatattttattatttttttaaataataaattaattttattgacttaacattttattataatattgtcAAAATATATATTTCAATCATATTACAATACAATttagttttaaattaaataaaaaatattttattaaaattaataaaaataactttaattaatctattaaaGTTAATGTAGATAATTTATtgcaggaaaaataatttttttaacatgAATATGAAtatgataataaatataataaaaatatagagtgaaattataaaattgaatGAGGATAATACAATAAGatatttgatcaaattaatttataaatactaaaataaaaaacTTTTCTCCTaatgcttattattatttttattattttcttataaaCATAACTTAAAAACTCTAAACATTtcttaaataaataagtctagcttAAAAACAAACACTTGGTTTCCTTAAAATCCTTGCTataattgagtttttttttttatataaattaaactcAACCTAATATATTTGATTAGAATATATTTAGTTtggttatatgtatatatatatatatatatatatatttttacaaGTAAGcatattgttttatttttttgaagCCTAAGAGAAATTTAACATAAGCACAATCTTTAAGCTCTGGTAAATAGAACTCATAAAATGACTCTATTATTGATTTGAAATATTTATCTCAAATTGATCGAATCGAATTACAAAACCTTTAAgatatgaaattaatttttaaagctCCATTATGTGTTTTTGTTAAAACTGTATTcacttattaatattaatttatataaccTCGATAAAATTATGCATATGATTTAATACATATCAAGATCTaagtacttaaaaaaaaaaaagattgaaaTTGCAAGTGAGAGTAATATAAGACTTAATATCTCTACTACAGAACTCCAGTGTAATGAATGGGTCGAATATTATTCATTTCTCAGTCTaggattttctctcttttatgtcATTACCTGAAAACCAAAACAACACAAAGAGTGAGATATGCGTCTTAAGGAACtacttaaaattatagtttatttattatttattagtaGGATGTATAAACATTGGAATACATAtaataatttttcacattttgacatAAACATACAACTGGCTTTATAAAATGGTTTAAAGCCAGATTCAAAAGTCACTAGGGCATGTAGTCTAGTTGTATATCTACATATACAATAGGAAATTAATTAAGTTGTAGAAAGTAAATGGATTGTAAAAACTAGAAATATGTTTACGTACCTCTTTATCCTTATTTCTCAGCATGCCTAAACTTAATTAATGTTGTAATTAAGTAGTTGATAAGTGGTGGCATTAGTTGCCTCTTGATCAAGAAACATTGAGAATTGAGGTGTTGCCTCAACGAaagatgagagatgatggttgGAGTTCGATTCTTGAACCAGTGAGCTATATATACCCTGGAATTAATGAATTAGAAAGAAAACTGTACATTTGAAATTAGATGAATAACTGGGAAGAAAGCCTGAATACTTGTGGAGAGGAGTCAAGTTTTAATTATTAGCACTAGCTAGAAGTGTAAGactaaattaattattagtatcATCTTTGTAATGAAAAATGATTTCAGTTGAAATATGGAAGTGATAATTAACTAGTGGTGTTGTCAGGGAAGAATTGATTAATTAATACCTTTGGTGCTAGTGTGTTCATGTGGTAGTTCGCTTGAAAGTCGTTGCCTATGCCACTCACAAATTCAAGTTTTGCTGCAAGGAACTGAACATATATGTGTGTAAATGGTGAGTGCTACGAGTATATGTTAGAGTTGAAGAGATCATGATCAGAGTAATTCAatgatgttatatatatatatatgtacctcTACTTGATTCTGTAGGGTTTGAACATATCTAATTATTTCCTCCAGTATGAGAGCCTTGCCAGTTATCTGTTGGAAGGAATTGAACAATAACATATCTCATATTAATTCAGCTACACAGTAGCATTGAACCGTCTCCGGGAGCATGAGATTTCTAGTTTGAGCCTAATCAACAGCATGGACTCAAGTAGTACCTGGAAAGAATATTACCTTGTCACACCCAGGAACCAGAGATTGCAACAGCTTCATCCTCGTacttattttctttcttcttacctacatatataatataaaccCATTTTTTCAAGGGGAAAAAAAAAGGTGTAAAATACTAAAATACACAATTCGCATATATATGTCCGTTATTAAGTGTTTACCCTCTCAGCAAGACTGTGAGGGTCCGTTGCTTCGCCCCTTCTCGCTCTCACATGAACAAAACCTGTCAAAGGCTGTTGGCGAACTTTCTTCTCTTTTCTGGTACTAGTGGAGTTACGTTTTTTCCTATGTGATGATGATTTTTTTGAGTCATTGCAGCATTGTTTCTCACCTTTGCTTTCTATTTCTGATCCCTATCCAAGGAAAAAAAACAATATTATATTTAGCCATATATAACTATTTCATGCAAGAATTGAACTAGCTTGCTTTTAGCTTCTCTACTAATGGACTTCAGTTCAATACGTTAAATTAGAGTCCTCTTCATACTTGTAAGGTTTCAAGATTTAGCCCTGAGCTAAATCTAccaaaaacaaataattaataaatgtacCTTCCAGGTGTCGACGTGCTTTCTCTTTTGCTCCATTAGTATCGGGGTTATCAATGGAGCAACATGAACCCATCCGCTCTCAGGATCAACCATAAATGATGGAGAAGTTGAGTGTTGATTTACAATAACAGGAGAAGCTAGAGTATCAGTGGAAGGGACTTCTGGGTTGTCTGCAAAATGGCTAATTTCATGCAGATTAGGAATCTCCTGTCGATAGTCTTGAGAAGAGCTGGGTTTTGTGATGGTTTCTTTCTCTTGTAAAGAAGAAAAGGTGTTGGTTTTCTGTAGCTGGAGAAAAGGGTCAAGAACAAAATCAGGATGAGAAAAGGCAGCCATTTTTAGGAACTGGGAAATGATCAGATGGTATTGGGAAGAAGACAATATAAAGATGGTTGGAGTGAGACAAtttagaaaatatatatatataggggagCACATCAAGTAGCTATTTTTGGCCGATCTTGATAGCCAAATTGTGAAGGTTATAGGTAATTCACCAAATCTGTCATAGAGCGATAAACACGTTCGTGTGATGTCCCCATCTTTTCAATTTGTTGAATTTCAAGCATGCACTTGTCTTATCATTTATGATTGAAACTTTGAAATATTAGCTTCTCTCTCAAGAATCTATGatataataaaacaaaaaatagATTTATGATTTATTCAATGGGTAATTAATGCCTTAGATCCTATAGATTTTTTTTGAAACTAGGGTTAAGGAATGGATTGGAACAACATCTCAATATTGAATAATAACATTACAATAATTATAGATTTAAAGTAACATTAAGctaacatatttaaacataaagGTAACatgtaaaataataaataatgcatattatataataatgctgtaaattaatataaaaatattattaaccaTTATACCCAACCCACCTCAGCTCTATAAATTCCAAGCTAAGCAGTCTAAAGTATTTCTGTAGTAATTTGTTTAATTGCATAGAAATTTGTTTCTTATGGTTCAATTGTTATTCCCATACATATTCTTTGCTTTTGCTTTTTAAGATTTTGGGTAGTCCCATAATCATCGACTATTCTTTATTTTGGGTTGCCATTTGtttcataatttttttcaaaatcttgattttcctaTCAATACACTTTAAAAGCCGTGAGTCACAAGTCAATATCCACCACCGATGATTTAGCTGGTTTTGCTCTTTCCCAACTTTGAATTGAATCCTgtaataattataatttgaaataatttagcTGGCTTTAGTCAGCACTCTGcagtacacacacacacacggccTCCATGACGATGACCAACCCAACCAATTACATTATACTCTTGCTGTATCTTGCTCATCCCATGTgggaaactttttctttttttttgacaGATAGCACAACCTTAACATAGGAATAAAAACAAATCTTTACCTTTTATTTTCCTTCCATCCAAACGAAATAAGAAAATATTCCTTTATATATCTTCCTTGTTCATCTTCTTTACTCCTTTCTCACTTTTGTTTCTATACAATGTGTTAGGCATGGTTCTAAATAGCACCAGCAGCAGCAGTTATGTatttaaaggaaaataaatttaatattatcattataCATGCATAATGAATTTTTTAAAGTTACAAACATAGAAACTGTTATGATCATTATGTAAAGTATATTCATGTTTACTATTTAGTTGTATTTCTTagatttaaatatatattcattaaattaataaattttttaataaaatttatgtagCAATATACTGTTATCATTATAATACAGCCGACATAAGCTTGTTTTCGTTATCTGTAATTGTGATCATAATTTAAAACAGCGGCATTAAgacattattaattattatgatatatttcttcAAAATTCAAAACCTAAAAAATTGTGTGATCCACATTGATTAGGTCTTTTTTGTCctgttcagaaaaaaaaaaaaaaaaaaaaacagcaggTTAACACCTTGGATTTTAGAACAGCAAAATCAAAATGTTCAAACCCTATATGATTCTTCTTTGACATAATATAAAAAATAGCACAATCAAAATGTTCAAACCCTATGCGATCTTCTTTGAAatgtatgtgtgtatatatatatatatatatatatatatacaacaataaatataaaatggtatatatatgtgtgtgtggttGAGCAAGCAGTAAGCACCCAATACTTAGTCAATATATCTAACTAACATGATAAGGACACATGAAACATATGTAAATCTTTTATCACCAAATTAGATTAAGGTTTCCTTATCCTGACATTGTTTAATTTTATCATTCCTCGCATCTTAGTTTACCGTTTTAGCAAGGAACTGTGGCCATTCTGCCATGACTTATTGACTGACAACGTGTCGTAACCTGTGTAGAGTATTGTAAAGTCGGTTCTAATATCAtgtgaaaaataattaatttaacaaataatagttaaataaaaataaattagattaattaCCGAAATCTCTCATTCCAATCGTGACCGGTGCTTAATTTTGAAACCCCATTTCCATTGTACGGATTCAATGGATGAGAGTAGCTTGGTTGTCTCACGTGTTCTGAGCAGCATCGTCGGTGcgtaaatgaaaaatcaatgttgaAGAGTTGAGCTCGATGGTCTGATAAGCGTGCTCGAGGATTGAGTCCAGTTGGGACTGAGTGCATCGCGTAGCCCATGCTTACTCGAAAGTGGCGATGAGTCGATAAAGCTATAATTAAGTGAGAATTTTAATGGATAAAGCATTTTTTAATGGTGCTGTTAATctaaacttaatttttttttaataaagaatttaacaattattttatatatatatatatatatatatataatgaaaataataattattaaattcacaacattttttttaaatataggataaatcattaaaaaatcaaacatttataatttttttcaattttaggaaatttttttaattttattaatttaatctcaaatttttacattaatttcacttttagtaattaatttaattaaatattttaattaaaaaataatttaaatattcacCAACATCATTAATATTAGTCAATCATTTTAttctttttatcattttaatgaTTAATTTCAAATAAATCAAATAGAAATATTACTTTATTTgatcaaatatttatatattcttttgaaagttataattagatttattttgattatattatttttttatcaataaaaaattttaaaattaatgaaaacATTAAAAttgttaaataaattaataaaattaaataaattatctaaaattaataatatataaataaaaaaatttgaataatttatcaaatttaatgtttttaattaaatttattattaaagttgaaaataatataaaaaattaataattaaattgataaaattaaaagttcgattaaaattaataattaaaataaatattttatttttttcatttaactTAAATATATACCCTatgtttagattttttttatagattgcaaaaaaaaatttaattaatctcttaatgattagcattaaaatttaagagaaaaaaaaaagaaaaaggaaacgaTTAATAAGAGGATGAGAAAACGAGAAATCCTTATCCTCCTATAGTGAACaagaaattcttttttattttattttatgggaTATCCACGTGTCTAGTTGCAGTGCGGTATCACCATAAAATTGAGGTTCCCTTTGAAAATCTTCAActattatttgttattattattattattattatctcttGAATATTAGTattatgttaaaattttattttttaacatatttattattatatttattatcatgAATAAATCTCTTTTAATAATATATGATCTTTTCTAATCACAATCAATTATactaaaaaaaattcatatttagagGAAAATATAGAATAGTCATGTAAGAAAtgtaaatttaacttaattttgattaacatataattatttaaaattttaatataattaattaaaattttattattaataaaattttatattataattttgaaatataaaaaataaatataaaattatattattaaaataaaaaaataaactacaTAAAATGCAGATTATCGATAAAGCGATAatagtttttaaaattaataaaagaaaaaaattaaaaaatatatactttatatttttataacaatatatgtctagcttaaaaaaaaaagggCCGGAAGGAGGTGGAGAGGCCAAAAATTCATGTGAATTTAGTAGATGAATTCCTAAAACGGGGAAGGTTTCTCCCTTAAACTGATGGCCTGTCAACAAAGCTGTCCATGCTCTTGCTAGGGACGCATTGTTTCCTGATAGCCTTTTCTTGTTGATTGAGCCCTGAAGCTCACTTTCGTGCATTTTCCACGAGGACTCCGCAGTTCAATATTATTTCATCCTcctccttaaaaaaaaaataaaaaattatatggtACACAATTTGCTTACGTCCACATAACCATTTGCTTTCTTTCGCAATGAAAAAATTATGCACAAAGATTACAACTCCCACTcgcttataaatatttttttaaaatatttttcacatttttttaagtatttattcatctaaaaaataatcaatgaaaaatgtatttttttttattaaaggaaaaaataaattatttaaaaaaaaaataactttttttaagtatatgttatttttatgattttaattattttaataaaatataaatatatttatatatatataataaatatatattattaatttaatattataattaaaaggaTGAagagtattttttaaaaaagtaatttttacaaaataaagTGAGCTTTATAGTGCCTGTTCTAATGATTAAAAAATTGTAATAATGACCTTTTCCCATAAGTACAAAACAGGCCTGACCCATTACAATTAGAATTTTTAGTCTAAATGGGAGTCATCAGAAGAATCGTATCGACGCCAGCGCGACCGCAGGGCCTTGCATGACCAAGTTGTGAAACTTTTTGGACAACAAATGTTCACATCACATGACATCAACACAACAGTGGTATTTGACATGGCCAGGCCATGTGATCTGCTATCCAAACATTTAACGTTAACATGGCAGTGGAATTTTACACGCCCCGGCTATGTGACTTCATGAATCCAAGgttcttttttattattaattattagatatattaaaatattaaaaataataatttttttatattataaaaaaataaattttttttatctttataaaaaataatatatatacattaattacaCTTAATAATTTTTCCCTTTTTATATGTTCAGACTGTGTTTCTTCCTTACTTCACATGGTCAGACTATGTAACTTGCTGTCTTCACTTACTTTAATGCTTCCATCCTGCTTTGTGCATAATATTCATCTACTTTGAAACCTTTAAGTGTGTAGCAAATCTTCAAAATATAGGCCATTTTAACTAAACATTATGTCATCATAATATTTATTAAACAAATATTAGAAAGTTTAAAATAAAtttgatataaataaaaaattaaaaaaatattggtattttatcaaattattaaaataattttattaattattttgaatTCATATATTTGTTGATTTTAATTAACGCAAAATcattacttaattaatttattaattcttgTTTTTGAAGAGAATTAATTTACTAATTCTTAATTGCAATAAAATTAACTTTTTCATTTGAAATTAATAAATGTTGATTAATATGTGGATTTTGAATATTCGTCTCCTTGGCGGATGGAAAAAGTAAACCGGATCCACCGAGAGGATATGGAGTCTGAGGACCAGACCCATCTCCAGTGGCTGGTGTCACCAAATAACacgattttttcttttccttttccggATCGATGACGTGTACGGACCAGATTCAAACTCCTCCGTGTACTAGATTCGCATCCATATCGCCTaacttatacatatatatatatatctcagagAAACAGGGAAAACTCCTCGGATCTCGGAGCAATTTGAAGTCTGATCTGAATAGCTCTTATGCGGATCTGAGATTCGAAATTTCGAACATGATGATTTGTTCAAATTGTTATAATTTATCGGGTTTATTAATATCAGATCTTAGAGAAAAAGAAGGGAAAGAAAAAACCCTAATTTAATCTGGTCAATTgggttttttttttgttaaattcaTTTCTAATTTACTGAGGATTTTTGGAAGTAGATTTATCTCCAAATTTTTTTTTGGAGGTGTTGACGAAGGTGGATCTAATTTGTTTGAGAGAAGGAATAATAACGTTAAAGAAGAAACCCCGGACACGATGGGTAAAGATGATGAGAATTTGAAGGCGGAGGATGTGGAGGAGGGAGAAATTTCCTATACGGCGTCAGTGGAAGAGATCAGTGAGGAAGATTTTAATAAGCAGGAGGTTAAGGTTGTAAAAGAATCGAAACCTATAGATGGTAGGTTTTGGACGATGAGAGATCTGTACAAGTATCATCAGATGGGAGGAAGATACGTCTCCGGCTTGTATAATCTTGCTTGGGCA
It encodes:
- the LOC131178564 gene encoding transcription factor BC1-like, with amino-acid sequence MAAFSHPDFVLDPFLQLQKTNTFSSLQEKETITKPSSSQDYRQEIPNLHEISHFADNPEVPSTDTLASPVIVNQHSTSPSFMVDPESGWVHVAPLITPILMEQKRKHVDTWKGSEIESKGEKQCCNDSKKSSSHRKKRNSTSTRKEKKVRQQPLTGFVHVRARRGEATDPHSLAERVRRKKISTRMKLLQSLVPGCDKITGKALILEEIIRYVQTLQNQVEFLAAKLEFVSGIGNDFQANYHMNTLAPKGIYSSLVQESNSNHHLSSFVEATPQFSMFLDQEATNATTYQLLNYNIN